Below is a window of Lacibacter sp. H407 DNA.
TCGAATACGTGTAGGATGATTAATGCCTACGATCATGGTAGTTAAATCACCGGGCGGATTATGAAAGGAAGGATCGTAGCTGGTGTAATAAGAAGTGAAGCCCGGAATTTCTTTCAATCCTTCTACATCACGCAAGGCACCATCGTACACAATTCCGTTTCCTGTTTTTGCATAAATGGCATTACCCACATTGTCTCCAATGGTAGGCCCGTTTTTTTGTGCACCAAATTGATCGGCCACATATACATCACCTTTTACAAGTATGTCAACAGCCCACGTATTTTGTCCACGCTTGCCTGCTTTTTTCCCAACTGAATCGATGGCTTTCCAAACATCGGGTCGTCCGGGCATAAACGTTGCTGTTACAGCACGACCAACCAATACACTGTCGGGATGAATCATCTGCCAGCCTTCTGCAATTTGATATGCATAGCCTGCGTTTTTCATAACGGCCCACGCTTCTTCAACACTTACATTTTTCATGCGTTGTAAAAGTTGATCGGGAACTTTTGGTCGACCGTCGGGGAAACGTTCACCTGTCCAAAGCGGTGTTAATGAAATCAAATGTTCTTTGCTGATCTGTACTTGTTGTGCCTGCAATGTTTGAAGAAATACAAGTAGCAACAACACAAGCAATCCGTTTTTAATTTTGATCATGGCGATTGTTTTTATTGAGTAATGTGGTTCATTTCTTTTTCATTTGTTTTATCAACAGGCGGACGATTATGCCACCAGCTTGCCAATGCCGAACCTGTGATATTCATCAATGGTCCAAATACAGCAGCTGCTAAACCGATAGTGGCAATTTTTCCTAATTCTTTTGCAATGCCTGATGCAAGCCCAGCATTTTGCATTCCCACTTCAATGGCAATGGTTCTGCAATCCCTTTCATTCAGTTTAAATAAACGGCCACTCCAATAGCCCAGCAGGTATCCAAAGCTGTTATGCACCAATGCAATTCCAATTAACAGTAATCCGATTTTAAGCAGGTTGTCTCTTCCGGAGGCTACAATAATTGTAACAATACAGGTAATAGCAAACATGGAAATGAAAGGCATTGCACTATCCAACCACTTCATTTTTCCTTTCAACAGTTTATTGAATAATAGCCCTGCTCCAATGGGGATGATGATCATTTTAAAAATATCCCACATCATCTTTAATAAATCGATTTCAATTAAGGCGCCGGCAAATAATTTCATCAATAGTGGTGTAACAAATGGTGCAATTAATGTAGTGATGGATGTGATGGTGATCGATAATGCAAGATTTGCTTTTGACAAGTAAGCCATTACGTTTGATGCCAGCCCGCTTGGTGAACATCCGATCAGAATAATCCCTGCTGCTATTTCAGGAGGAAAGTTGGTTGCACTCGCTAGTGTAAAGCCAAGCAATGGCATTATTACAAACTGACTTGCTACACCGATCACCACTCCTTTTGGTGATTTAACAACGGCAGCGAAATCGTTTAAACTCATGGAAGAGCCCATGCCAAACATGAGTATCTGTATGAGCGGAATAATGGTACTGCTTAACGAAAAATTACCCCAGGTAGTAAAATATTCCGGGTGCCACATTGCCAACACTACAGAAGCAAAAATGATAGCAGTGAACGAAAGGCCTTTTAATAATGCCATGCCTCTGAATGCAAATGCAAGGCTTAAAAAAAACAGGACCAACGACCAACCGGATAGGTTGATATACCCTGTGAACCAAAGTACAATGGATACGATTGCAAACAATACAGCAAGTACAGAGAAAACAATTGGTTTTGGTTTACGCTCCATGATTCATTGATTCTTTTAGTAGTTGATACAAACTTTTTAACTGACCGGTATCTCTGCTTGAAAGCAGAGATCAAATTGTGACAATAGATAGTTACTGATGCTGTAGTGCAGCAATATCAGCAAACTCACTTGCGAGCTTGGTACTTAACCGTTCGAATATTTTAAAGTATTTCAGATACATTTTATTGTTCTGCTTGTCTGGCGTAGCAAGGTCGGGCAGCACAACAGTTTTTGCAGCCTCATCAAGCGATTTGTAAATACCCATTTCGGTTGCGCTTAATAAGTACGATCCATAACTTACGCTTTGATAGTTTTGTCGTAAGCGAACAGGTTTGTTATAAATGTCGGCCACCATTTGTGTAAAGAAAGGCAACGTGCCAAAACTTCCATTGATCGAAAGGCTGTTGATTGTTCTGTGTTCTTCCAGCGTTTTTCCAATACTGTAAATTTCATAGAGAATACCTTCAATAGCAGCCCGTACAAAATGTGATTTTTCGTGTTTAATATTTATGCCAAATAAAACACCTCTTGCATTGGGGTTCCATATGGGGGCACGTTCACCGAGTAAATAAGGAAGGAAGATCAATCCATCTGAACCTGCCGGAACTTTTGATGCATCATTGATCAACTCAAGCATAGTATGCTCTAAGTCAAATGGATTTTTAAAATCACCAAACTGACGGGTGAACCATTCGAAGATGACACCGCCGTTATTCGTGGGCCCACCTGAGATATATTTATTTTCTGTAAGCAGGTAATTGAAGAAGCGCTGTTTGTCGTCCTGCATTACTTTATCACTCACTACCCTTACAGCTCCACTGTCTTCAACTGTAATTGTTGCTACACCTTCTTCATTTACACCATCTCCCAGAACAGCCATGCAGCCATCACTTGAACCAACCAGAATTTTTGTATCGGCTGATAAACCTAACGATGCCTGGTATGCTTTGTTTAATTTTCCAACCTTTGTATCTACCGGTACTAAGTCTGGTAACATCGCAGCGGTAATACCTGCAAACTTGAGTGATTCCGGTTCCCATTTTATTTTATGAATATTCAGCAATCCTGTTGCCGACGCAATACTGTAATCAATTACATACTCTCCCGTAAGTTGCTGCAGAATGTAGGCTTTCAGCGATAAGAATTTACTGACCTGTTTAAATTTTTCTTTTTCGTTGTTTTTGATCCATGCAATTTTTGTAAGAGGCGACATGGGATGAAGCGGCGTGCCGGTAGCACTGTAAATCTTTTTCCCAAGTGGTGAGTTTTTAAGTTCGGCTGCTTCTTTGTTGGCTCTGTTATCGGCCCATGTAATAGCATGGCCCATTGGATTGCCTCGTTTATCTACTGCAAGTACACTATGCATGGATGAGCTGAAACAAATACATCGTACTTTGTATTTTTTTGGATGCAGTGTTTCATTCAACAGATTTTTCAATACATAAAGCATGGTGATAAATATCTGGTCGGGATCTTGCTCGCTGTAATCGGGCTCACTGTGAAAAGTGGGACAGTATCCTTTCAACGAGCCAATGATATTTCCATCAAGATCAAATGCGTAAACTCTTACTGCATTGGTGCCGAGTTCTATAGTAATGATACATTCCATTTGAGTATAAATTAGTTTGTTCCAATATGGTTTTTTCTGAATTCGCTGGGTGTATAGCCGGTTAGTTTTTTAAACGTTGTCGAGAAATGTTGTGATGAATAAAAGCCTGTATCCAGTGCAATATCTGTGAGACTGATTTTCGGTATCTTCAATAGCTTGATCGCTTCTGAAATACGGATATTGATCAGATAGTTAAGCGGAGAAAAACCGGAATAACTTTTTACTTTCTCATTGAACAGTGTTGTACCCAATCCTACCAGTGCCGCCATTTCTTCCACCGTCCATTGGTGCGAAAGATTTTGACGTAGTTCCTGTTCCAGCTTCATGAATGTTTTCGGAAAGTCACGACCCGGGTTCGACATTCTGGTAAACTGTCTGCTTACCTGTATAAAAATTTCATCGATCAAATGATTGACCCTTGCCTGAAAACCGATTTCCTGTTTAAATAATTCCGTTTGTATTCCTTTCAGAATAACACCGGCATCTGTAAATTTTTGAAGTATAGGAGTGTGGTCCGATTGCAGAATTTTATTGATGGCATAGCTTTCGGTTTCAGATAAACTGCTCCACGCAGGATTTTCCAATTCACCTTTTTCATTTTTGCCGATCTGTAAATGGATCCATGAAAAGCAACCGATCTCCAGTACATTACTTTCATTGCCGAACGAAGTACCGGGCAATATCAATGCAACATCGCCGGGGAAAAGTATATATGACCGATCATTAATGCTCCATTCAAATTTTCCTTCCTGTATATAATACAGTTTTAAACAACGATCAATTTCACAAGGGAACCCATTGAGACGTATTGCAGGATTTTTGATTACGCCTATTTCAATAATATGCGGAAACAATCGCAACTCAGAGGCAACATTATGGCAAAGCACAAATTGATTCATATAAAAACCAGGGCAAGCTTTAGGAAATCATCGTTCCGCAATCGTTGTTATCAATAACAGCTTGCATAAAGAAAATCAATTTATCTCATCTGCATTTGCAAAAATCAACGAAGTTTTTTATTGGAAGTTTTTGCATCACAGTGTAAATACTTTAGCATAAGTTTTAGTAAAGTGTGGGATTATGCCAATTCCCCCAAGTCACTCATCACATAACCAAAACGATTGCATTATGAAGGTAAAATTTCAAGCCGTAACCAATACGGGTTTGATCCGGCTTCTGGTTTCATTCTTCCTCTTAACAATTTTTACAGCAGCAAATGCGCAAACAGTTACCGGCACCGTGCTGGATGAGGAAAGCAAACCCGTTAACGGGGCAACTGTAACAGTAAAAGGTACAAGCAAAGCAACCACTACAAATGCTTCCGGTAATTTCAGCATTAATGCTGCGGGAACAGATGTATTGGTGATTACGTTTATTGGATTTACAAACTTAGAAGTTCCCCTCAACGGCAGAACAACTGTTTCTGTAACGCTCACCCCCGCTGAAACAAATATGGAAGAAGTGGTAGTGATAGCGTTGGGAGAAAAACGTGCAGCAAAGAAATTGGGTTATTCCACAACCACTGTTAATGCGGATGAACTTGTAAGACAGCGAACCACCAATATCGGAGAATCAATGGTAGGTAAAGTTGCGGGATTAAATATCACACCTCCTGCTGCCGGTGCCGGTGCAAGTAATCAGATTCGTTTACGTGGACAAGTTGGTTTTGCGGGAGCAACGAACTCACCTCTTTTAGTTATTAACGGTCTCCCTATGGATCAGGGCGTCAGGAATGCTGAGGGCGCTGGCCAGCAACGTGACCGTGGCGATAATTTAGCAAATATTAATCCGGATGATATTGAAAGCATGACTGTGTTGAAAGGAGCTGCTGCTGCGGCACTTTATGGTTCAAGGGCTGCTGCCGGTGCCATCATCATCACCACTAAATCGGGTTCAAAAAATTCCGGTATCGGCGTTGATTTTACTTCCAGTTACACTACATCACAGGCATTGAATTTCATGGACGAAATTGTACAAACTGAATATGGCCAAGGCCAGGGAGGTAACAAGTTTACAACCGCTGCACAGATACAGGGTAATGGACAGTTTGGATGGGGAGCAAAATTAGATGGTCAACCTACGATCAATTTCGATGGACAAATGCGGCCCTATTCTGCTAATCCGCATCAACTTTTTGACTTCCTGCAAACCGGTTCAAACTTAACCAATACACTTGGTTTGTCTGGCGGTGGTCCAAACGGAAGTTTCAGAACTTCTATTTCAACAACAAGTGCAAAAGGTATTGTGCCAAGCAATGAATATAAACGCAGGATCTTCAATGTGGGGATCAATCAAACGATTGCTAAAAAACTCAAGTTGCTGGTAAACGTTAACTACGCAGATGAGGATTATATCAATCCGCCACAAATTGGTACACAGGGCGATGGTGCAGTAAACTTCTTTACCCGCATGCCAATTTCCACTCCACTCTCTGCCTATCGGGAGAGTGCGAAAGATCCGGCTACAGGAGCCGAATGGAGAACCAACGGCTTCCAGGGCACAGTGAATAATCCATATTTTGCTTTACAAAACGGTCAACGCTACAAGGAAGACAGAAACCGTTTTCTTGGAACTGCTACATTACGTTATGATATTACCGACTGGCTTTATGCACAGGGTAGATTTAACTACGATCGTGGCGATAATTTCGCAGAGTGGTTTACGCTGAATGGTACTGGTGCAAACACAAGAATTGCCACTACTACTCCCACTGTTACATACAGAGGTGGTTACAATCTGAACAAAACCACAACAACCGATGTCAATGCTGATTTCCTTGTTGGTACCAGTCATCAAATTGGAAAGTTCTCTGTTGATGCAAGCGTTGGTGGAAACACATTACGTTCGGAGTGGAAAAACATCGTACAAACAGCAACTAATTTTACTGTTCCTGATCTTTACTCTTACAGGAACGGTACAGTAAAAGGTGCAGGTGATGGTTATAATTACAGTCAGCAACGTGTTAACTCACTTTATGGCTCACTTGAATTAGGATACAATGGACTTTTATTCATTAATGCTACCGGAAGAAATGATTGGTTTTCGATTTTAAACCCAAGCAATAACAGTAAATTTTACTCATCTGTATCGGGTAGTTTTGTTTTCTCCGAACTGTTAAGTAATGTAAACTGGCTTTCTTTCGGAAAGTTAAGAGCCTCATGGGCACAGGTAGGTAGTGTTGCCTTAGTGAACCCTTATGATGGTGTACTCACATATGGTCTCGGTGCAAATCTGTTCAATGGTCAAACTACAGCAAGTATTAACGGCACCGGCGCACCGAACCCTTTGTTACAGCCATTTACCGTAACGGAAAAAGAAGTAGGTGTTGAGTTGAGGATGTTTAAAAACAAGTTGTTGGTTGATGTTGCCTACTTTGATAAAGTAACCACCGAACAGATCATCGATGTAAATCTTTCCACTGCATCGGGGTATTCTACTTCAAAACAAAATGAAGCTTCCTTAAAGAACAGCGGCTTGGAAAGTTTAATAGAATACAAAGCCGTACAAAAAAGGGATTTTAGCTGGACAACTTCATGGAACAATGCGTTTCTTAAAACAGAAGTTCTGAATGTGGGTAATCCAAGCGGAACAATCATGTTGCTTTATTTTAACGGCACAGGAAACGAATTCCTCGGCGAAATAAGATATACAGAAGGGTTGGCAATGAACCAACTTTACACAAGAACATACAGGAGAAATGCTAAAGGTGAAATCCTGGTAGGTAACGATGGTCGTCCGCTGCCTTCAAATACAAATCCCGCAGGTATTACGGGAGGTTTTAACCCTGTTGGAAGTGCCATCCCTAAATTCACAGGTGGTTGGAATAATAACTTTACGTATAAAAATCTGAGTGTTGGAATAAACATCGATTACAAGTTTGGAGGTACCGTATTAACATCCACATTGTTGAATATGACAAGACAAGGGCATAGCAAATTGTCATTGACCGGTCGTGAAGGTGGTTATGTTTTCCCGGGAGTTAATGTAAACACAGGTTTACCCAACACTGTTGCAATTACTGTTGCAGGTAATGGGTTACAAAATTTATGGACAGGTTACAGAAACGATCAGATAGGCGATCCGTTTACATTCAAGTCTGATTTTGTAAAACTCAGAAACATTTCAGTAGCGTATAATTTTACAAGTCTTTTAAATAAAGTTCCACTGTTCAACTTTATAAAAGGAATTTCATTGTCTGCTTCATGCCGCAATGTGGCCATCCTTTATAAAGATCTGCCGGGTCTTGATCCTGAAGCGGTTCAGTCATCCGGAGATATCAGAGCTGGTTATGAGAATTCATCATTACCAACTACACGCAATTACAATCTTACTTTAAATGTTAAATTCTAACGACATGCTTAAAATATTTAAACAACTGATCCTTATTGTTTGCAGCGGCTGTTTATTAACGGCATGTGATAAGGATTTTGAAAAGATAAACACGAACCCGTATGCGGTAACATCAATTGATCCTGCTCTTTTGCTTGCCGGCGCTCAACGAACTCATATCGGCACATGGAATGCAGAACATATCATTGTGCAGCAATTTGTGGTTCCTTACAACACGGGAGCAAATCAGGGTTTTAGCTTCAATGTGGATATTGATCTCAATAGTAATGCCAAGTGGGATCAATCGTATGCAAATGGAAGTAATGGTAATGCACCACCCATCAAAAACCTTACGCAGGCATTGATACTGTTGGGAGATAATACACCTCGTGTTAATTTAAAGAGCATGATCCGCATCTGGAAAGCACAGGTATTTATGGGTCTGGTTGATAACTATGGAGACGTTCCTTATTCAGAGTCGGGCAAAGCGGTTTCAGATGCTGTATTTTTTCCTAAGTATGATGATGATGCAGCCATTTATGAAGACCTGTATAAAGAGCTTAAAGAATCAATTGCTGCATTAAGTACAAGTGGTGAATATATTTCTGCTGATCTGTTCTATGGCGCAAATGCACAGCCATCAACCAGAACAACCACCGCTTCAGACCAGGTCGCAAAATGGAAAAAATTAGGCAATTCACTATTGTTACGTTTGGGAATGCGGTACAGTAAACTTGATCCTGCAAAAGCCCAGACAATTGTTGCTGAAGCATTTGCCGGTGGAGTAATGACATCAAACGCAGATAATGCATTTGTAAAAAATGATGGAACAGCTTTTTCACAACCCGATAATGCGGCGTTGCGAAATTTCTCTCAATTTAATTATGCTGCAGAGCCATTTGTAAATCAATTGAAATTAACCAACGATCCAAGAGGTAAATTTCTGATTGCACAATATCCGGATCCCGGTGCTATTGCAAATAATCTTACGCCCGATATGGTTTTAGCAAATCAATATGGCGCACCGATCGGAGTTACCAGTGATGCTATCTTAGCTGGCGCCCCTTACAGAGGTGGCAGAGGATCAGGACTTAATTACTCTCAGTTTAACGTAAACATTGTTGCTGCTCCGGGAGTACCTGAGTTCTGGGTAACGTATGCGCAAACATCATTGCTGTTAGCAGAGGCAGCGAAGAGAGGATGGGTGCCTGGTGCAGATGTACAAGCAAAGATCTATTATGATAATGCGATCACCGCCGACATGGCAGCTTATGCTCTTTACACGGGCACTACTCCTATCTCAGGTGCAGATGTAACCGCTTATTTGAATGATCCTGCTGTAGTATATACTCCTGCCGATGCATTGAGATTAATTAACACGCAATACTGGATCGTAAACATCAGAAACGGAACAGAAGCATTTGCCAATTTTAGAAGAAGCGGTTTCCCTGCGTTAACACCCAATCCTGTTCCAGGTGCGCTTGGCAGTGTTGGTTTTGCAAGGAGACTTTCTTATCCTGATCTGGAAGCATCTTCCAATACAGCAAACTATAACGCAGGCGCTACGGCTATTGGTGGAGATAAATTATCATCCAGAGTATTTTGGGATAAGTTATAAGCACAAAATGGGTTGACTAAACATGTACAACTGAAACAATTGATTGTAAATAGCTAAGCAATATCAAACTTGCAACAGCAATCTATCGTTAGCAATAGACCTTTTGTATCTACAAAGGGTCTTTTCGATACTGCATAATTACAGGGAATGAAAATATAAATATGATAAAAGAGAAACAGATCATCGGGTATCAATTTTCGGATGAAGGAAGTGAAACATTTTTTTCATACAATCCGGCAACGGCATTGAATAACGAATTTACTTTTTCGAAAGCTACATTTGCTGAAGTGGATATGGCAGTTGAAAAAGCTGCAGCAGCTTTCCAACAGTATTACAAGAAAAGCGGAGAAGAGAAAGCTGTTTTTTTGGAAACGATCGCAGCGGAAATTATGAATACCGGCGATGTGTTGCTAACAGTTTGCTGCAACGAAACCGGCTTGCCGCAAGCACGTATTGAAGGTGAAAGAGGACGAACAGTAAATCAACTGAGAATGTTTGCTGCATTGCTGCGGGAAGGTTCATGGGTAGATGCACGGATTGAAACAGCAATTCCTGATCGTGTTCCGTTACCCAAACCTGATATTCGTTTTATGCATATCGCCATAGGACCAGTTGTGGTTTTTGGTGCAAGTAATTTTCCACTGGCATTTTCTGTTGCAGGCGGCGATACGGCATCTGCACTTGCAGCAGGCTGTCCGGTTATTGTAAAGGCACACAGTGCCCACCCTGCTACATCTTCAATTGTTGGTAAAGCCATACAAATTGCTGCACGTAAAACCAATATGCCCGATGGTGTTTTTTCGTTGTTGTTTGGCGATGGTACTACAACAGGTATACAGTTAGTAAAACATCCGCAGGTAAAAGCAGTTGGTTTTACAGGTTCCTTTAAAGCAGGCAAGGCATTATATGATGCTGCTGTAAGCAGGCCTGAACCAATACCCGTTTATGCAGAAATGGGAAGTAGTAATCCTGTGTTTATTTTACCGCAGGCAATGAAAGAAAGAGGTGCAGCAATTGCAGCTGGCTATTCAGGATCTGTAACAATGGGTGTTGGACAGTTTTGTACAAACCCGGGCATTTTATTTTATAAAGAGAATGAAGACGGATTTACAAGTGCATTGAAACAGGAGTTTGAAAAAACAAACGGAGGTGTAATGTTAGCAGCTTCTATTTTTCAGTCTTATACAAAAGCTGTAGCGCAACATGTTCATGTAAATGGTGTAGCACAACTGGCAGTGGGTAATGCTGCAAAAGAAAATAATATTGCAACACCGGTACTTTTCTCAACTAACAGTGAAACATTTATTAATAACCCTGAATTAAGTGAAGAAATTTTTGGACCTGCAAGTATTGCTGTTACTACTGCAGGGAAAAAGGAAATGATCGAGATCGCTAAAAAACTTTCCGGTCATCTTACCGCTACTGTTCACGGAACAGAAGATGAATTAGCAGAGTACAAAGAATTGATCGATGTTCTCGAACAAAAAGTTGGTCGGCTTGTAATCAATGGTTTTCCTACCGGCGTAGAAGTTTGCAGTGCAATGGTGCATGGTGGACCATTCCCGTCAACTACCGATAGTAAGTCTACATCAGTTGGTACAGCAGCGATCTATCGATTCACAAGACCGGTTTGTTATCAGAACATGCCCGACACATTATTGCCGCTTGAATTAAAAAGTAAAAACACGCTTGGTATTTGGAGGTTAATTAATGGAGAAAGGACGAATAAAGAATTAAATTAGCCGACAAAAGCCAACCAATGAAATTTATAAACAGAATAAGATGAGTACACATTTAAGAAGCCACGATTGGTTTGGCAAAAAAAATAAAGACGGCATTATTTACCGGAGCTGGATGAAGAACCAGGGAATGCCTACGGATATGTTTGATGGCAGGCCGGTGATTGGCATTTGCAATACATTCAGTGAGCTCACACCATGTAATGCACATTTTCGTGACCATGCAGAAGCAGTGAAACGTGGCGTGTTGGAAGCAGGTGGCTTTCCATTGGAATTTCCGATCATGAGTTTGGGTGAAACTTTGTTGAAACCAACAGCAATGTTGTTTCGCAATTTAGCAAGCATGGATGCTGAAGAAAGTATTCGTGGTAATCCTATTGATGGCGTTGTATTATTAACAGGTTGCGATAAAACTACTCCATCAACAGTAATGGGTGCAGCGAGTGTTGGTTTGCCAACCATTGTTGTTCCTGGCGGCCCCATGTTGAATGGACGTTACAGAGGACAAACCATCGGCAGCGGTACACATGTGTGGAAGTTTGATGAAGACATGAAGACGGGCAAGATGAGCCAGGAAGAAGTTGAATATGCTGAGAGTTGTATGAGCAGAAGTATTGGACATTGTATGACGATGGGAACTGCAAGCACCATGGCAGTAATGGTTGAATCATTGGGATTAACATTGAGCGGGGCATCAGCCATACCTGCTGCAGACAGCAGAAAAAAAGTAATGGCGCAATTGAGTGGCCGACGTATCGTAGAAATGGTGAAAGAAAATTTAACTATCGATAAAATATTAACAAGAGAAGCATTTGAGAATGCGATCAAAGTAAATGCTGCTGTTGGTGGTTCATCCAATTTCATTATTCATCTCACAGCTATTGCAGGAAGAATTGGTGTTGATTTGAACTTAGAAGATTTTGACACACTCGGCAGTAAAATTCCTCTGTTGTTAAACCTGATGCCTTCAGGTAAATATCTGATGGAAGATTTTTATTATGCAGGCGGCTTACCAGTTATCCTGAATGAAATGCAAAAAGTGTTACATAAAAATGTGATCACGGTTACCGGAAAAAATCATCACGATAACATTGCAGGTAATACAGAATGTTACAATGAAGATGTGATCGCTAAATATGAATCGCCTATAAAACCGGAAGCAGGTTGTGTAGTGGTAAAAGGAAATCTTGCAACAAACGGTGCGGTCATCAAACCATCAGCAGCTACACCCGCATTAATGAAACATACAGGCCGGGCGGTAGTGTTTGAAAGTATTGAAGATTACAATGCACGCATCGATGATCCGGAACTTGATATAGACGAAACCTGCGTGATGGTGTTGAAATATGTTGGACCTGTTGGTTATCCCGGCATGCCTGAAGTTGGGAACATGGCGTTGCCGAAAAAAATATTGGAGAAAGGAATTAAAGACATGGTGCGCATCAGCGATGGACGTATGAGTGGCACAGCATACGGTACAGCTGTATTGCATGTATCACCTGAAAGTGCAATTGGTGGCGCATTGGCATTGGTGCACAATGGCGACATGATCGAACTGGATGTAGAAAAAAGATTATTGCAATTGCATGTGAGTGATGAAGAATTAGCAAAACGTAAAGCAGTATGGCTCGCTCCGAAGCCCGCAGCCACCCGTGGTTATGTAAGCATGTATATTAAGCATGTGATGGGCGCAGATAAAGGTGCTGATCTTGATTTCTTACAAGGAAGTTCGGGTAGTGAAGTAACGAGGGATTCACATTGATGATAGAAACACGGATGACGCTGATACAAAAGATAAAAAGGGTTAATTAAAAATATGAGGTTACATAAATCAACATTCACTATTGCAATAATTGTCATGCTTTCATGCAGTAATGAAGAGAAACAAACTATGAGTGAATATCAGACAACAGGAACAGTTGAACGAATCGATGCTGCATTAGATTCAATTGTTGAGACAGATGCAACGGCAGAGATCATCGCCGAAGGTTTTGAATGGAGCGAAGGAACCTTGTGGATCGAAAAAGAAAACATGCTGTTGTTCTCTGATGTTCCAACCAATACAGTTTACAAATGGACGGAAGCGAAGGGCAAAGAAGTCTATCTCACTCCTTCCGGTTATACCGATACTGTAAAGCGTGGAGGTGAAACAGGTAGCAATGGTTTGCTGCTGGATGCAAATGGCAATCTGGTTTTATGTCAGCATGGAAACAGGCAGATGGCACGAATGGATGCGCCACTCAATCAACCCGCAGCGAAGTTTGTTACGCTTGCAGATAAATATCAAGGCAAGCGTTTGAGCAGTCCGAATGATGCAGTGTACAACAGTGCAGGTGAATTGTTTTTTACTGATCCACCTTACGGTTTAGAGTCGCAAAGAGATAATGATCCCAAAAAAGAAATTCCATTCAACGGAGTATACAAAGTAAAAACCAATGGTGAAGTGATCTTATTGGTTGATAGTATTCCCCGACCTAATGGTATTGCATTCCTCCCCGGTGAAAAGCAAATCATTGTCGCCAGCTCCGATTGGAAAAACCCAAACTGGTTTATCTATGATGTGGTTGGTGATTCGTTAACGAACGGACGACTTTTTTATAATGATATTGCTTCTGCAAAAG
It encodes the following:
- a CDS encoding RraA family protein, whose product is MIKIKNGLLVLLLLVFLQTLQAQQVQISKEHLISLTPLWTGERFPDGRPKVPDQLLQRMKNVSVEEAWAVMKNAGYAYQIAEGWQMIHPDSVLVGRAVTATFMPGRPDVWKAIDSVGKKAGKRGQNTWAVDILVKGDVYVADQFGAQKNGPTIGDNVGNAIYAKTGNGIVYDGALRDVEGLKEIPGFTSYYTSYDPSFHNPPGDLTTMIVGINHPTRIRRVTVMPGDVVLGKLGVVVFIPPHLAERVVTTSEIVRLRDLFGHQRLREGKYTAGQIDARWSDEIERDFSKWLNDHISELPVPKEFIQQYLKDRTW
- a CDS encoding bile acid:sodium symporter family protein — encoded protein: MERKPKPIVFSVLAVLFAIVSIVLWFTGYINLSGWSLVLFFLSLAFAFRGMALLKGLSFTAIIFASVVLAMWHPEYFTTWGNFSLSSTIIPLIQILMFGMGSSMSLNDFAAVVKSPKGVVIGVASQFVIMPLLGFTLASATNFPPEIAAGIILIGCSPSGLASNVMAYLSKANLALSITITSITTLIAPFVTPLLMKLFAGALIEIDLLKMMWDIFKMIIIPIGAGLLFNKLLKGKMKWLDSAMPFISMFAITCIVTIIVASGRDNLLKIGLLLIGIALVHNSFGYLLGYWSGRLFKLNERDCRTIAIEVGMQNAGLASGIAKELGKIATIGLAAAVFGPLMNITGSALASWWHNRPPVDKTNEKEMNHITQ
- a CDS encoding gluconokinase, yielding MECIITIELGTNAVRVYAFDLDGNIIGSLKGYCPTFHSEPDYSEQDPDQIFITMLYVLKNLLNETLHPKKYKVRCICFSSSMHSVLAVDKRGNPMGHAITWADNRANKEAAELKNSPLGKKIYSATGTPLHPMSPLTKIAWIKNNEKEKFKQVSKFLSLKAYILQQLTGEYVIDYSIASATGLLNIHKIKWEPESLKFAGITAAMLPDLVPVDTKVGKLNKAYQASLGLSADTKILVGSSDGCMAVLGDGVNEEGVATITVEDSGAVRVVSDKVMQDDKQRFFNYLLTENKYISGGPTNNGGVIFEWFTRQFGDFKNPFDLEHTMLELINDASKVPAGSDGLIFLPYLLGERAPIWNPNARGVLFGINIKHEKSHFVRAAIEGILYEIYSIGKTLEEHRTINSLSINGSFGTLPFFTQMVADIYNKPVRLRQNYQSVSYGSYLLSATEMGIYKSLDEAAKTVVLPDLATPDKQNNKMYLKYFKIFERLSTKLASEFADIAALQHQ
- a CDS encoding AraC family transcriptional regulator — translated: MNQFVLCHNVASELRLFPHIIEIGVIKNPAIRLNGFPCEIDRCLKLYYIQEGKFEWSINDRSYILFPGDVALILPGTSFGNESNVLEIGCFSWIHLQIGKNEKGELENPAWSSLSETESYAINKILQSDHTPILQKFTDAGVILKGIQTELFKQEIGFQARVNHLIDEIFIQVSRQFTRMSNPGRDFPKTFMKLEQELRQNLSHQWTVEEMAALVGLGTTLFNEKVKSYSGFSPLNYLINIRISEAIKLLKIPKISLTDIALDTGFYSSQHFSTTFKKLTGYTPSEFRKNHIGTN